The following nucleotide sequence is from Falco naumanni isolate bFalNau1 chromosome 6, bFalNau1.pat, whole genome shotgun sequence.
aaagttcTCTTTAAAAGCcactttaatttttcatgttgtgTTACCTTTTAAGAAGTACCTGTCCCAGCCTGAAATTAGGGAAGAGGGTGCAGGAACAGTCCTATGTTAAAACACCCTCTGTTCAAaaaccctgcagcaggcagaggtcACGGGATTGGACCTCTTGTTGACCCCCTTAATCCTAGGCTGTAATGTAATCTTTCTGTGCCATCTGGTGTTTTAACAGATTTAGATTGGCACATATGAAAATTGCCAGAAAAGGTATGGTTGTGACTAGTATTATTAATTTCAGTAAGCTAAATCTCTCTTTCGTGCTGTGTCCACAGAAAGGCTACAAGTTAGGTCCTAACTTCTGATGCTTTGTAGAAGCTGTTTAATAGTAgccatctgctgctgccatAGCTTACTTACCGGTGTATTGTTCTACTTTATTTCTGCCCTCTGTTGCTGATTGCATGCATGGCCTCAAGCAAATGacttaatttcagtttcatatttttctgcatctATAAGCTAATGATAAAAACAACTGCGTAAGTCATTGTCAGCACTGAAATAGATCATCAGTACACGAAAACTATCAGGTTTGAGAATAAATGGTGTTAAAATTTGATGATAGGAAGAGAGCCGAAGAGCTGTCAGGCAAAAAAATGTAGAGGAACAGGAGAATCAGGAGGTATAATCCTGCAAGGAAACGAAGgctatttttgttcttaagtGGTGGGGAAGAATTTTGATCAAAAGTTCAGCTGATTTTGATCCATGTGATCCATTGCTTTCTGTGCAGTGCAAGTGGAATTCCAGAGAAGTGGCATGAGGTGTGTTAAATGACTTGTCTAGAAGCGTATAGTGAACCTGTGGCATCTTGGGCATAAAACGTAAGGGgttttgttggatttttctCCACCTGCATTTTGCTCTGTGTCGTACATTAAATTGGCTATGTGCTTATTGGCTATTTGGTTTATTGTTTCActggtgtttttttaacaaaatgcacATCAGCTTTATAAGAGATTTTATGGCAGTTTGTTTGTAACTGAcctattgattttttaaaaagtttattgGAAGGAAGGACCTCCAAAGAGCTTGAGTGTTGTAGTGCTGCCTTGTCATTTAATGGACACAGTCCAAAGTGTTTATTGTTGACTTGTGAGATGAAAAGATGCTTATCTTAATTTATTTAAGAGATGCAGCTTTAGCAAAGATCTGTAAAATAGGCAGGACTGTTATGCTAATCCATGGGTGTGAGACAAAGCCTTGGTGTGGGTGCTATTAAACACCTAACTACCTGTCCCAGAGGCAGAACTGTACTGGATGTTGAGCaacacatacatatgtatatatatttatgtatagaGATGGTTCCTGCAGCTTGCCTGTGTGTCTGGGAACTCCCAAGATCTGTGGGAgtcacttttctttcattaagcCTCTCTCCAACTATGACAGATATTAGtatctttttatataaaattgaCAAAATCTGCCTCCTCTCCCTGAGATCTGAAATAGGCTAAATCCCAGCCAGAGAGTGAGAAGAGCAATCACTAATGGATACGTAGAAGTCTGCAGTTCGGCAACAGTAAGTTGTGCAGTCCCTTAGGGAAATCGCAGTCCACAGTGCAGGTCTGTGGCGCTCTTCTGCTCCTGTGTTGCTTTTTTGCATCTGCTGTAATCTTTCCTAAAATGCTCACCAGTCCACTTATGGCTGTGACAAACTCGCTCTGAGGTGAGATGCGTCCCTTTCCTGCTAGTTTGGAGAGGTGGAGAAAAACATCCTACGGAGCGGTAGCGTTTCTCCGTACCGCTCGTTCCCCTTTCTCTCACTTGCCTGACAGTGTATATGTGTTCGGGAAGGGAAGCTACCGTTGTCctgacttttcttcttctctctctcctgggGACTGCGGGGGTGGTGGGGTTATTTCACACCGTGTTACGGTAAGAAAGTCTGATTTGCCATCAGATGAGTCCTGAAACACTAGGGAACTTCTTACAAATAGGTGTGTTGTGACATTGCCTGCTCTCCTTGCTGGCGGTGCCAGCcatttccaactttttttttttttcttttcttttctctcttcgTTCTCTATGTGAGTCACCATCTGGGATATGTTCTGGTCCCACCCTTGCATAACAAGCTGGATGACTTATTCTGCCAGGAGCCAGACTTGTTGCTGTGCTTTGGGATGTGGAAGGGTGTCCCTGCCACCACCATACTCCCGTATCATAGTATTGGCACATTGTtacacagagctgctgggcttTCCCTGGTACAACATTATCCCAATTTCAGTGGGAAGCCATGTTTATGTTGCATCTTGAGCAAGATTCACTGTGATGGGTGGATTAGAGAAAGAATTTTGGGTGTGTAGCACTGCCCTGGTAGTAGATGGGTGAGTAGATGGATTATATCTCTGCAACTAGTGTGGCTTCTGTGGTCTCATTTCTTCTGTTCCCTGAATGGCACAGAGCCGCTGGggaaatgctgctttccagaGGGGGTTAGTGGGCAGGCCAGAAGCTGAGGGGAATATTGCTCTAAGGGATGTAAAATCTGTGCTGCATCTAGCTCGTAATAGTGATTTGGTGTCTTCCCACCCATATGCCTGTGGTACTGAAAGAATTTTATATAAGGTTTCAACCTTTGCAACTTCATTTTAGCATCATGTTTCTGCCTCGTTGTTTTGACCACTTCAGTGTTGTCTCATTAGTAAGAGAAGCCCTGTGGTAGTCTTCTCCTGCAAAGCTTAGGATAAAGAATGAGGACACAGACTCACTGTGTTTAACTGGTAAACTGGTCAGAAACTGCAAAGCTTTTAATTATGTTCACACTTTTTTTACAGTTGTGATTTGTGCGTAGTAGACTCAAAATAATACTTCCATGTCCAAAATAGATTAATAGAGTGttgcttttgttgttcttgtaTTATCAGATGCTTGATGACTCCACCTCAACATTTGCCAGCATTTGGAGAAGTAGCCTTCTCTTGCAGCAGATAGGTGGAGGGAACTTTATTCAGCTTGGAATCACTGAgacttctgttttgtctttttttctcattgcagATAGCTGCTGCTTTATGGTGGTATTATGTCTCTAAAGGAATTGAATATTTGGATACAGTATTCTTCATTCTGAGGAAGAAATTTAACCAAATTAGTTTCCTTCATGTCTATCACCATTTCACCATGTTCACCTTGTGGTGGATTGGTATTAAGTGGGTTGCAGGTGGACAAGGTGAGTTCCCTTCCTCCCACACCCTTTTGGCTGGACACAAAGGAGAATTGTTATTGTTTGggagcaatggaaaaaaaattcataggCTTAACATTATAATACACAAGACTGTTTAAATAGCACTGAAGCAGTGCAGTAGTTTTAATGTGTAGTCTTCCTCTGTGGGAAACATGGGGGAGGAAAAGATAGCAGGGCAGTAATCTAATGAattgcaaaactttttttttttttttttttttttcatcatggGCATCAATTGCAAGCCTGAAGTTCTGTCTTCAAAATTATCCTTATTCTATGAAATAGAAAGGTGAACATACCTTACCTAACTTTAATTTTTGCAGATACAGAGAACTGCAAAATCTAATTATGAGCCACAATCTGTGTGCAAATGTAATGAAGTTAATGGAGATGTTATTTTGGCATTGTATCTGAGTTTGGggtttgctctctttttttatagAGAGGCATGTATAAAATTCTGAAACTTTCCCTTGAAGGTGAGCAAATAAATCTGTCAATCAACTTTTAAAACCTAGTCATAAAGACACAAGTCTATAATTCATTATCagccttttttccttgcttcctttCTAAAGCCCTCATTGAAGAATTTTATTCCAATGTATTTGCCACATCCTCCCTTGCCTGCATTGTGCCCTTGTTCCTGTTGTTTTGCCCTGTCTCTCAAATTAtaagctctgcagagctgacGGTTCAGGGAAAATACCCTGTTTTGTTTGTAATGTGCTTTCTAGgcttaaaactgaaaattacacACAGTAAACACCACACCAAACTaatacttggggtttttttggcaaacGACACTAATACTTAATGCATGGGGGTTTTATGCTCTCATTTACTATAGATACCTTGTACTGAGTGGTTACTTAtattcaaaagaagaaatatttaaaatgagtaTCTGTGACTATCCTTGAATTTCTCCCAAGTAGTCTGCAGGATGCAGGTACTCAACCAGACATTTAATTATCTTTATTGGCTACTGCACCCctaaaataagtttattttgcTTACTTGTAGTCTTACTTAGAAATTCCCTGGATATCTCAAAGTGCCCTCTCCCTTGTTGCCTTTTCAGACTTTTCATGCTAGGTACAACAGTTGAAActatttccaatttttttttcaagttttggtATTCTTGCGCTTCCTCTTAGTTTCTAGcctctgcaaaaggaaaagcaagagttgcttttttttgcatttatgtagCATTACTGCATAAACGTGGGTAGatctattttcttctcttttctagtTGACAGCACATTGCTTACGTAGACAGATCTATTACAAACTAGACCCTATTATAATTAACTGGGCCTAGACCACATGGGCATCTGAGCTGTTTGATGTCAGCAGCTATTGTCTGTATTGCCCTAATATATTATACATTAGAGCCTTTTTGAGCCTCTCTGGCAGTGTGAGAATACCTTAACAAGATacaatttgtttctgttaaatGGCTGCTAATCTTGACAGAGCGAAGAGATCTTAATGCAAATGAGAACTATCATCCTTGTTTCCAGCATGGATCATTCTGGGGAAAGTGATactatatatttacatatttaagaATGCTAGATCATAAATAAGGAAACTAAAGATGAGCAAATAGACAAATTCACTTGGCAATGCCTTTAAATGTCTTATAACCACAAGtgaagttttgctttgtatgattttttttttttttttggcctatTTAATCAGACATCCACATGAGTTTCTTCTTGCTGAGAAGTGAACCTTGtacatttaaatacagtttaaaagatTTAAGTTCAGAATCTGATACTTGATAGTTTGCGTTgtcaaatacagtttttaataattctttagCGAAACAATTGCAGTTATACTACAATAACTAATGTAGAATCCACAAAATGTATATCTGTTCAACAAAAGTCTTGCAAAAAGATTTTGTGTAAGTAGTTCCATGGAAGATATGGCATACTACTTGCGTGAAAAGGTATTTGTGTCAGCACATGTTGGCAGTCAGGTCTATGTTACAATATTGAATATATCAAAGATGGAATCCTGGCGTTTCCTGTGCTTTATAACTTTTACCGTCACATGAATAATactagaaattatttctctctttttttcaaaatgacatAGCAACCTTCCCTTCTGTTCCTCACAGCTTTTTTCGGAGCTCAGATGAATGCATTTATCCATGTcattatgtatatgtattatGGATTAGCTGCCTGTGGCCCtaaatttcagaaatacctgTGGTGGAAACGATACTTGACTATATTGCAGTTGGTAAGTAAAATTTCTCCCCTTATCTCAGAAAGTATTGTCTTTGAGTGGATTTGCATTTGCAGAGCTTTGGAACAGATGCTGCTCTTTCCAAAAGTTCTTAGCTGTCTAGTACTGGCATCTCAAGTTAGAATACTTTCTGGAGATGGAAGGTTTTATTCCATTTCTCAAAACATATGCAGCATAGATAAGAACTGTGTGAGTAAAGTTTAATACTATTTTGTTTCAAGTGTATTGCGGAAACCTTTTCAAAAGGTAGAGAAAATCTGCATCTCTTAAtgtcttctcattttcctgtttctgaaaaCTGGTGCCAGGTACTGCAATAAATTTGATGTGCCTGGTCAATTGTACGTGTGTATGCACGATGTGACAACCAAATACATcttccctgccacctcccagtTTAGCAGTTTTCATAACTTAATGCATTGATATACATCGGTGCAGTCAGACTTACAGAATATATCCAGACCTTTTTGATTctatattttctgtctttcaggtGCAGTTCCATGTGACTATTGGCCATACAGCCTTGTCTATTTATATTGATTGTCCTTTCCCTAAGTGGATGCACTGGGGTGTAATTTTCTATGCTGTcaccttcattttcctgtttggtAACTTCTACTATCGGACATATAAGCTGCCCAAGGAACCCATAAAGAATGGCAAAATAGCGAATGGTGCTGTTGCAAATGGAAtaagcaaaccagaaaataatgcagtggtggaaaatggaaaaaagcagaaaaagggaaaagcaaaaggagagtAACTTGATCCAGGCCTTAACCATTGTTGGCAGTGAGGAACCTCCAGTTTGGtttataaaaggaagaaaaaaaaccactatcTGTACCAATTAACCTTAGGTTACTGAAGAGCTAGAACAcagatattttcattatttatgaagATTGTTTTAAGAACAACACTAAAGTTGAATTTCTATTGTAATTATGTAATTATCATGCATATGGTCTCTGTGTAAACTTGTAGACTGCTGGTGTTGGTGAATGTAAGGAAGAATTGCAGTTGATTCTGTGTTTAGCAGTCCAAAAGTTAATACTACCATTGATACAGGCAGTTTTGTTGGCACCCACATTTctttgggggagggaggggaaggaagtaGCGTTTCGAtacttgtgttttctttccagaaaattattaaatttcaaattatgACATATTATCTAATCAGAATGCGCAACTTTTCTTGTCCTCCTTGGAGGGTATCTTCAGACACATTATGTTTATGTGCTGTCAGAACAGTGTTTGACTTTTCAGACATTACTTGATTTAATTGAGTGTCTGTTAcagtttgttttgggtttgttgttttgtttttttttttctcatgtggAAATATACCTACCTCTTCATCTGCTGAAAAGAATATTGAGCATTAAATAACTGGTTTCTGAAATATGGAGTCCTCTAATATAAATATCTATTAACACTAATTTAGGTTAAAACATGATTTCTTGTGGAGTAAAAGGGATTTTTGGTGATATTTTTTGGTCGAGTCATCAATTACCTTTTTCAATGTAAACTTACATTTTGGAGCGATACTTTTAGTATAACTAAGTGAAGAACACATTTGAAGAATGTGTAAATATGAGACAATACATTGTTTGAAGCAAGCAGTAAAAGTAGACCTGCTGCTTGTTGTCCTTGACCTGCATTAAACCTGTGGTGCTGACTGATACTGAAAATGGTAAGATAATACTACGGTGGAGAGAAAACAACAGTATGTAATTCCATTTAGAAAttctggggaggagggggtggtCATGCAAACTACAAGACAGTCACTTTACTGAGAGAGCGAATTCAGTTTAAAAGTACTAAATACAGCAAAcataaaatgttgaaaatgcTACTACTGCTTGATACCCATCAAAACTCTGTTTGTTCAGACACTTGCAGACAGAGTAATGTTAGTACTCAGGCCACCACTTTAATGTGAATGTCAGAGATGAGCTTCTGAAACTCTGTTCCCAAAATATTCTTTGGTCTTTTCAACCTGATTGACAAAGTGATTCTGCTAATGACTTTCTaattaaaactgttaaaataaatagaagccTTTTAGATGGCTTTTCATCTTACATGATACATTAATGGACTTCTTACTGCTCcttttgtgaagaaaatatggaaagtgtttttctccttccaaatAATGTGATCACTAAAAGAGGTGTTTTGAGCTGTTCCTCAAGCAGTGAGTGTAAGACAAGGATGGAATTAGAAACCATATCCTGAACTCCCGTGTTCCTTGCTCATTGCTGCAAGAGCTGCATTGTTGCTGTCTAAATGCATTCCTCCCGGCTCTGGTCAAAAACATGTTCATAGTTAGTGACAAACTTGCATCTGGCAAGTGACACCATTGTTGCAGGAAAAAAGTACGTGGAGCTGTAGGTATGAAGTGTGTGACGTGTTTAATATGTTTAATAGTTTTTGCATCTCGATTATCTGTTTGTCTGTTTATAATATGCGAACAGGTCACATCTTCTGTGTCTTGGGTTTGTCTCTTGTCTAGACAAAAAACTGTCTCTTGTCTCAAAAAACAGGTCCCAGGAAAAAGTGTTGGATATAATCTGTTGTATTCGGAAATAATTCCTAATGCTGGAGTTGATTCAGTTGGAAGGTTAGTTCATCCATAATCTCCACCACTGTGGATTTTGTGGCAGAATATAGGATTGCGAAAGAATGTCACTGCTGAACTGTAATGCATGTGGCCATTAAGTTTCTTATCTGCTGTGTCTTGTGATTCTTCGAGCCTTTGTACTGatgctttttgcatttgcatAACTCTGTGTATTTATGTAGTGCGGCATGGGGAAGAGGGATAGTGATCTACCCTTCCTTCTTGGACAAATGCCACTACCCTTAACCAAGGCAAAATGCTGACTGACTGGGTAACTTTGGAATGGCTGAAGGAGCGAATAACTACAAAGCAAGCGAGCAGATTTACAGCACACCTGCATCTCCACGGTAGTGGCTGGTGGGAATACACTTGCCCTACTGTAAATTCAAGGTAGCATACCCCACTTTGATTAAAGGGTAGCTTCTATTTGCCATAGGATGTGGGCAGCTAACTTGTAAGTCTGTATCATTCCTTGGATTGTGATAAATTGGTTGTTTACTCTGTCTTTTGGTAAACCAGATCGGATACACTGATACTCTTAATGTGATCTAGCTCTGAAAGAGCATTCTGAGAAGTATTCCGGTACAGGTTCAGTTACATCTTTGCTACACTCTATAAAGTAACAATTCTGTCTTGCATGTTGGCAAATAGTTAGGTAACTGGAAGTCAGATCTTCTCTCCCCTCATCGTGCATGGAAACTGCTTGAAGTTGGTACCAACTTGAACCTTAGTGGCAGAACTTGAGTAGAATCCAACCTTTAAACTCTGGGGCACTTggtaatttttaagaaaaaatgaaacaatgcaTTGTGAGAATGCATGCATACATACGCATCGTGTTGTCTGGCCCTGTGGGTAAAACCAGTTTGAGATGGgcatttaatggaaaaaaaaccattattAAATTGCAGGAACACTGCTGTTTTGAGTCCGTCATCTGCAATAAGGCTTTTTGAGGTCTATTTATGATATATTTGATTATTCATGTGACTTGAGTCCCATTATGATCTTGAATATAATGGCCTTActaaatgtgcatttttgtaGGCATGGTCTTGAGTGCAATACTTCTGGTTCTAACTATGCAGCCAGACTCACAGAATACAGGGCTGAACTTgtacatctttttttgttttaaaaaatttgaagCAATGATGCACACGTGAGATACTGCCAGATTCATTAAAGTCATCTTGAGTCCAAGGCACCTTAGAATTTTGCCATGAAAGTAATAgaatatatgtataaatgtgtgtgtttgctaTACACAGaactaaaatttaaattataaaatctACTTTGGATggggttttaaatttttttttcaaaatgcttccaatttatttaaaagtgaaaCTGAAACCATTTGGAGCTCTTGCTGATGAAAGATACTTTTTTGCAAATAGTTCTAAAGCTCTTGGACTGGAGTCTTATAATTATTTGATGCCATATAAGTAATATCATTTCATTTAGCCTCATCTCTAGCAGTGACAGTTGTTGGATTATTTTAGTGCTTTGTCAgtgtaaaataaacacaaattatatatgtgtgtatatatatgtgtacacatacattgtgtgtatatgtatatatatataggttcTTAGCAGGTTCTTTCaatatgtgaaataaattaCGTTTCTTTAATGTGAAGTTGGCAGGAGCTAATAGAAAGTTTGTACAGCTCAAGcagtaaaaaaccccagtttTCATTGATCTATAGATCGAATATCATTCTTGCAGACATAAATAGTATTTGTCAGTTGTTTTAGACATAGGATGGCGGACAAGCCAGAGCCATTTCTCCCAGTGTAATAAAAATTTTGAAGCACCAGTTGTAGATTCTGAAGGGGAGGGACCTCAACTCAGAGGAGCTGAGGAATTATGCTGTTTTGTAGTAGGGATCATTTTAGGAAACAATATGAGTAACTTGCTTCAGGTAAGTCTCTGAAGTCATTGCAATCAAATTCTCTTTTTAACAAAAcgcttttaaaataaataaatagggtTTCTCTGTAGGTTTCAAAGCATGGCCTATTTGATTATATGACCGTTAACTACTTCCAGCTTAAGATcaggagaaaaagatgaagGCGAAATAAAAGTActgcacattattttttttttttcaggttaacCTTAGGGCACATTTCTTCAGAGTAAGCTCTCGACCTCTgtgtgctggggaggcaggTAAGAAAGGAGTGAATAGCTGTTGCGCTGAAAGGTCTCACTCCTAAAAAAAACCGCTTCTGAGCACACTTGGTTTCtcttaaacttcagtaaaactgTTCACGGTGCATAAAGTTAAACCTTGCGTGAAGTTAGTGTGGGGTGAGAGTCACAATGTTTGAACAATGAAAATGAGATGTTTCAGTTAAAATTTAAGAGAACGGGGAGCTTATTAAGTGTCTGGGTAGTGTATTTATCTTGGTAGAAGCACTGACTAATCCAATTCGGCACCTAAAGCAAGTCACCCATATGACATCTCATCGCGTTGCGGTCTGATGAGTCAGCCTGTTGGGTAACGTAAGCAGTTGGCGCTCCGCTCCGTGGAAATTGGTGGGGTGGTTCCCATTTACCTCAGCAGAGTACACTTAACCccaaagaacagagaaaatacctgctttctgccaatatccccagGAGGATGAGGGAAATGTATGGTTCAGGATGCTGCTTTTGCATAAGGTGTTCATGCTTTTGTAAACaaccaaaataaacattacttttttcatgctgtttgagtttggttttgtaCGTTCTGTAGAATGTTCTTCTGTGTCCCATTTTGCTTTGGGGTGCTTGCTAATTTTACAGTGTTGCACAGGTGGGTTTTTATGTAATCTGTTATGTAGCCCAgaattttgaggaaaaacatttttgtggcACATCATCCCATTTTAAGGTTACAAAAACTTTCTAATGCTGGTTTTTGCACCAGAATGGTAGTCTGGTGGTTTTGAAGTCACCCTTAGGGACCCGACTGAAAATAGAAtgtctgctttaaaaaacaagtctCCTAGGCCTATATTCTGGCTGTACAGCACAGGGATCGGCATCAGATTTGGTCCAATCACCATCTTAAGGCTCAGATGAACTGAAAGTGTTGGATGGGGTTGGCCTTTGCTTCTCTCCCCGAATGGCTTCTGCCTTGGAGgtgcagagagggagggaaggatcAGCAAAGTGACAAATGGCTGTAATGCCTGAATATAATGGTTCTAGCTAAGAAATCTTCTCAATCAGTCTTCTCCTTTGAAAAGGTGGTGGTAGGAGACTCTGTACTCAAGGCTCCAGATTATTCAGCCTTGGACGTATTAACAATCAGGAATACAATAAACTCCatgattttgattttgctgGACACTGCATTGCGTTCATGTGATATGTCTCatcctggagaagctggagcaCTTTAGGTAGTAGGTATTGTACACAGCGACATGTAACTCATGTTACATGTCGCTGTGTACAATAAGTTCCTTTGTAACTAGTCCACTGAGTATGGTCTCTTTAGTCAACCATATAATACTGAGATGCACCCCTGTTGCACTCCTAGCACCCAAGTGCGAATAGCTACTCTGGATGTTGGGTAGTAACGAATCAAGTCTGCCATCACAGCAAAATACGGTGTGGTCAATTATCTCTTGCATAATTTGCAGCTGTTGCTTCAATCCACTGCTTACACCCTCCCCGGAATCAAAACATGCACTCCACGTTCAGAGCAGGATTTGTGTATGTTAGGTGATTAACATGCACTGGTGGTGTTAAGGCATCTTTTCCATAATACTGTCCAGGCATCTTTTCCATAATACTTATTCCCCACTGGTGACTAACAGTGAGCATACATGATCAAGTTCGATGTGTCAGGTGATTGGGTAGAATAGACTGGatcctctgtttttcatgtttGGTTTCCTTTATTGTATTACTTCCTCCTTAACATCCAGGAAATTGGGGTTGGGGGAAGGGGTTTTGCTTGCTCAGCTCAAAGCACTGGACCTACCACAAGGGAGTAGGTGAACGCAGGCTATAGTCTTAGATGCAAGTGAAGCCTGTACTCGGAGACAGTTTTGAAGACAGTACTTACTATGGACTAGTGcctttcactgtctttttttatgCTTGAGACTTCTAGGTAGCCTCATGAATGCACACACACTTTTACATTTCACTTAATTACAAAGATGCTTATTGATAAGCAAGATTTATAGCTCTTGATGATTGTGGTGCCAGTTGTCCAGGGCCTGACTAGTGCATGCTGCTCTGATAGTATTAAAACAgcgccagcagctcctgccagagcACCGTACAGTCAGTACAGCTTTAAGGGGGAAAAAGCTCTTTGCATTTTGATTCCGTGTGTCGTAGTTGATAGAAGCTTGTATGGCATCACTGCTGTCTGTCAGATCGGCATCAGGTAGGTTTTAGTCTGCTAAATGAGAAGAAATCTTTTGATTCTTTAAATGATTCAAAGATACACGTTGTCTGTCCTCATCTTTAGATTGAGAACTGTTATTCTTGCAGTAGTGTCATCTTAATTTGTTTCATGAGGAAATCGCCTTTATGCTGGCACCTTTTGGTGTGTGTTCATGAGAGGAAACTAGAGAAATACAAGAAGTAGCTTGGGCCAAAAGCTAGAGAACATGAAGCAGTTGCTTCTCTAGTTTTTGCCCTTGCCTCTAGATGTTGCAGGAATTAAATGACTCTAACTGTTACtgctctgtatttattttttattgatgCTGTAACAGTATACAAGTAGTGTACTTCTGGATAAGTACATTCTGAAGTGCataaaaattgctttgtgtTAAATTACAATAGAGCTGTTTATCTAACCACAAATGCTTGTAGAAGAAGTAATGACAAACATCATAGTCCTGCATTAACAGGACTCACAATATTTactctgtattttctgattaCTAATCTTCTTCAGAGCTTCTGAGGAACTTCTTGCAGTAACACAAAGCTTTGTGAAGATGAAAATTGCTATATAACTGCTAAAAACCTTTTTTGCAGAGCTCCTGttactgctttgtttcttttacgTAAATGTG
It contains:
- the ELOVL4 gene encoding elongation of very long chain fatty acids protein 4; amino-acid sequence: MGAAAAAAAEPPRAMGLVSSVVNDTLEFYRWTWSIRDKRVDDWPLMQSPFPTLTISTIYLLTVWLGPKWMKTREPFQLRFLLVVYNFGMVLLNFFIFKELFLASRARGYSYVCQTVDYSDNVYEVRIAAALWWYYVSKGIEYLDTVFFILRKKFNQISFLHVYHHFTMFTLWWIGIKWVAGGQAFFGAQMNAFIHVIMYMYYGLAACGPKFQKYLWWKRYLTILQLVQFHVTIGHTALSIYIDCPFPKWMHWGVIFYAVTFIFLFGNFYYRTYKLPKEPIKNGKIANGAVANGISKPENNAVVENGKKQKKGKAKGE